The stretch of DNA CTGAAAAATGTCAGCAGAAACAATTCCATTTCTGTAATGAATGTACACTACTTTTTGTTTGAGGTCAGTATGTTCTGAAAGACATTtcttttgatcaaaaatacagtaaaacggtCGTATTAAGTGAATAACAAATTAAAgtagcttttatttaaatatttttttaaagtcttgtttatttttgtgatggcaaagctattttcagcagtcatttctccagtattacatgatcattcagaaatcattgaaATATTCTTGGTGCTCACAAAACACTTCTTAATGACAATGTTGAAATTGTTGTGTtgcgtaatatttttgtggaaactcgaAAAAAAATTTTAGGATTCTTGGAATGATGCTTTTCAAAAGGTTatcctttttctttttgtaaaattataaatggctCAATCAATaaattttgatcaattaaatgaatttgtgatgaattaaagaaaaaaatatatatatatactgaccccaaacctgtGAACATAGTGCATATTATCTCCTCTATAAATATTCCATCAGCTTCTTTGCAAAccatattaatgtaatgtaaaatttttgtgtgaatctTATTTTCCCtcacacttttaaaataatatttcttggGCATCGTTGCCTTAAATAGTCATATGTGTCATAAGttgcatgggtatatttgtagcaatagccaacagtacactgtatgggtcagaattatcagtttttcttttaatgccaaaaatcattaggatattaagatagtttgtaaatttcctaccataaagatatcaaaacttaatttctgaatagtaatatgcattgctaagaacttaattttgacaactttaaaggcaattttctcaatatttagattaaaattaaaaattaaaatttacccttatgactgattttgtggtccaggttcacataATAGTTTTGAGGAGAGGCAGGGGAACGGGATTGGGAAAGGATGTCAAGTCATCACTTAAACCTGAGTTTAACCATAGCTCTGCAAATCTGCTTCATAGATAGGTCAAAATGATTCATGAGTGAGTAAAtctaaatttgaatattttttaaaatccttatcCAGATATCACAAACTAAAGAGCATGGAAAAGTCACGGAAACTCATTAGTCAAAATGTGTGGGaaccatttattaaaaagaaaaaaagcctggctttgcgttctgtactagactgagacttgtcatggcacttgtatactgttgttgttgatctcttgttgacctgactgcttttATTGTTCTcctctgtaagtcgctttggataaaagcgtctgctaaatgattaaatgtacatgtaaaatgtaaatgtaatgtaaatgtaaccctGCATGACTGTGTGCCTTTGATAAAGCTATGACATATTTAAATGCTATAAATCACGTGTTCGCAAATGCCTTGAGGTGTGCGTGTTTGTTGAAGTCATGGCCCAGTCAGAGCGTCATACTCAATCTATCTCTGAAACAAGTCTGACAGGTTGACTAATGTAATTCACTTCCTCCCTTTGAATTTCCTCAATTATTCCACGTCGACATTCTCTTCCTCAACGGGACAGGCTGCAAAATCTTTCTCTGGCAGCAGGCCGTACTCATTTAGGAAGTTCTCCACATCCGTAGCGAAGAACTCCTCATTCAGATGCTTGGTAATGCACATAAAGTTGCCCAGCAGCTCTCCAGCCTTGTACACCAGCAGGGCGGGCAGAACGTCGTCTGAAAAACGCTCGGCCGCTCCTGTGGCGGAGGCTCGGATTCGGCAGAATTTGATGGTGGAATATTCTGCTGCCAGGCAAGTCAAGCAGTTGTTGAGAGAATCACATCCTGTGATCCCGTCGTCATAGATGTGCACAATCACTAGGGTCAGATGGTGCTCTTTCTCGATGACATCCAAGAAGGCCTCCCCACTATCCAACTCAAACACAGCGTCGAATTTAGGCCCAAAACTCAGGCGCTCGTGCATCTCCTGCATGCACTGCCTGCGATACTTACGCAGACACCTTTCATCCTCTTCTTGGATCATTTCGTACTCCTGAATGCTCATCTGCATGTGGTCAGACACAGCAACACAGCAATTTTAATAAACATGCAAAGCAACACTTGAAACACTCAAACACTTAAAATCGGTTTCAAGCAAGTAGCGTTGAAACCTTATAGTAATTGTTTGAATGGCCATGGATCAGCATTCTCCACCTAAAACTGTTTGGGCAGACCAAACTGTAAGTCGGGGTTattcaaatcttaccctggagagccagtgcactgcagagtttagctccaatcctgatcaaacacacctgagcctgTAAATCAAtatctttgggatcattagaaaattacAGGTAGGTTTGATCAGGATTTGAGCTTAACTCTGCAGTGCACTTGCCCTCCAAGGCAAGATTTGAGTAACCCTGTAAGTCATAGAGACTTGAAACTAGGAGAGATG from Carassius gibelio isolate Cgi1373 ecotype wild population from Czech Republic chromosome B2, carGib1.2-hapl.c, whole genome shotgun sequence encodes:
- the LOC127950610 gene encoding phosducin-like, which translates into the protein MSGSPEIEELPATQTGPKGVIHDWRKFKLESEDHESIPSNKRELLRQMSNPKSSNDESREKLNRKMSIQEYEMIQEEDERCLRKYRRQCMQEMHERLSFGPKFDAVFELDSGEAFLDVIEKEHHLTLVIVHIYDDGITGCDSLNNCLTCLAAEYSTIKFCRIRASATGAAERFSDDVLPALLVYKAGELLGNFMCITKHLNEEFFATDVENFLNEYGLLPEKDFAACPVEEENVDVE